In Lascolabacillus massiliensis, a single genomic region encodes these proteins:
- the greA gene encoding transcription elongation factor GreA, protein MAVTYMSEEGLQKLKDELVYMESVQRPEISRQIAEARDKGDLSENAEYDAAKEAQGILEAKISQLKGLIASARLIDESSIGTDKVQIMNKVTIRNVKTKKDMTYTLVSESEADLRSGKIAVNSPIAQGLLGKKVGDVADIKVPSGTMTFEVLDISI, encoded by the coding sequence ATGGCTGTAACTTATATGTCTGAAGAGGGGCTTCAGAAATTGAAAGATGAATTGGTATATATGGAGTCTGTGCAAAGGCCTGAAATATCAAGACAAATAGCTGAGGCCAGAGATAAAGGTGATCTTTCGGAAAATGCTGAATATGACGCTGCGAAAGAGGCACAAGGAATTTTGGAAGCTAAGATATCCCAACTTAAGGGATTGATAGCAAGTGCACGACTGATAGATGAAAGTAGTATTGGAACTGACAAGGTCCAGATAATGAACAAGGTTACTATCAGAAATGTGAAAACTAAAAAAGATATGACTTACACTCTTGTGTCAGAAAGTGAAGCTGACCTGAGAAGTGGGAAAATTGCTGTAAATTCACCTATAGCTCAGGGCTTATTGGGCAAGAAGGTAGGCGATGTAGCCGATATAAAAGTACCTTCTGGAACTATGACTTTTGAGGTTTTAGATATTTCAATTTAA
- a CDS encoding hybrid sensor histidine kinase/response regulator transcription factor, producing the protein MQVDFQNTSYIVIIVLLTISVSFLLYAFLERSRNNRMLKRVEQIRSNIFAKITHEFRTPLTIIIGLSKQLRELKDLSDNKVETYLNTIERQGRNLSDLVNQLLDISNLSTSPKAVEWKTGNIVTFINMICESFRIYAKQKDIELFFFSEENIVETDFVPDYINKIMQNLLGNAIKYSYEGTRIYVVIERSKSDSKRLIVKVIDQGKGISKEDIPHIFDLFYQNNASGEMIGNGIGLTLTKQLIESIDGSISVKSELGNGTTFIVELPLRISEKTLYPRWTDNEKNGKKHFVPLKSEDTSRMFSKEINENDPRTTILLVEDNKDIALYVRSMFPEDTYNIMYTSNGESALEIAHEHIPDIVITDVIIPKKNGYELCREIKSSSLLNHIPVIMISAKNSDQDVAEGFGSGADGYLKKPFQPEELVIRVKNLLIARNRMREKYNRAVIKENKKAEEVKDNNINVEFLRHATDIIYREMKNPEFTTLILAQELAISVSQLNKKLNAITGFPSSTYILKVKLTYAKKLLASQNKSIGEVATECGIFDVNYFSRVFKKHFGVTPSQYRKLQLEKTNN; encoded by the coding sequence ATGCAAGTAGATTTTCAAAACACAAGTTATATAGTCATAATCGTTTTATTGACTATATCAGTATCATTCCTACTATATGCTTTCCTTGAAAGATCACGCAACAACAGGATGTTAAAAAGAGTAGAACAAATAAGAAGCAATATCTTTGCAAAAATCACACATGAATTTCGCACACCACTTACTATAATAATAGGATTGAGTAAACAACTCCGCGAGTTGAAGGATCTTTCTGACAATAAAGTTGAAACATATCTCAACACTATTGAAAGGCAGGGCAGAAACCTTTCCGACCTGGTTAATCAACTACTTGATATCTCCAATCTGAGTACATCACCAAAAGCAGTAGAGTGGAAAACAGGCAATATCGTTACATTTATAAATATGATATGTGAATCATTCCGGATTTATGCAAAACAAAAAGATATTGAACTATTCTTTTTCAGTGAAGAAAATATTGTAGAGACAGACTTTGTACCTGATTACATTAATAAAATAATGCAGAACCTTTTAGGCAATGCCATAAAGTATAGTTACGAAGGAACACGAATATATGTTGTAATAGAAAGAAGTAAGTCAGACAGTAAAAGACTTATAGTTAAAGTAATTGACCAGGGCAAAGGAATCAGCAAAGAAGATATCCCACATATCTTTGATCTATTTTATCAGAATAATGCAAGTGGTGAAATGATTGGAAATGGTATAGGACTGACACTTACTAAGCAGCTGATAGAATCGATAGATGGATCAATAAGTGTTAAAAGTGAGTTAGGAAATGGAACCACATTTATAGTTGAACTACCGCTGAGAATAAGCGAAAAAACGCTCTATCCGAGATGGACAGACAACGAAAAGAATGGCAAAAAACATTTTGTCCCCTTAAAAAGCGAAGATACATCTCGGATGTTTTCAAAAGAAATCAATGAAAACGATCCCCGAACAACGATTCTACTTGTAGAAGATAATAAAGATATTGCACTTTATGTACGATCAATGTTTCCTGAAGACACATATAATATAATGTATACGAGTAATGGTGAGTCAGCACTTGAAATCGCTCATGAACACATTCCTGACATCGTGATTACCGATGTAATTATTCCTAAGAAAAACGGATATGAATTATGCAGAGAGATAAAATCATCATCTCTCTTGAATCATATCCCTGTTATCATGATATCTGCTAAAAACAGTGATCAGGATGTTGCCGAAGGGTTTGGAAGCGGAGCAGATGGATATCTAAAGAAACCTTTTCAACCTGAGGAACTTGTAATACGTGTTAAGAACTTACTTATTGCCCGTAACAGAATGAGAGAAAAATATAACAGAGCAGTCATAAAAGAAAATAAAAAAGCTGAAGAGGTAAAAGACAACAATATAAATGTAGAATTCCTCAGACACGCCACAGATATTATATACCGTGAAATGAAAAATCCCGAATTTACAACTTTAATATTAGCACAAGAACTGGCAATAAGTGTATCTCAATTAAATAAAAAATTAAATGCAATTACAGGATTTCCCTCTTCTACATATATATTAAAAGTGAAACTCACATATGCAAAAAAACTACTTGCCTCACAAAATAAATCTATAGGTGAAGTAGCAACAGAGTGTGGAATATTTGATGTAAATTACTTCTCAAGAGTTTTCAAGAAACATTTTGGCGTTACACCATCACAATATAGAAAGCTACAATTAGAAAAAACCAACAATTAA
- a CDS encoding SusC/RagA family TonB-linked outer membrane protein has protein sequence MKSENYLLLKGTLFIFLWIFSLSMFAQNITVRGTVYDTDGEALIGVTVQVQGTTTGTVTDVNGGYVLQNVAPNAILEVSYVGMRTEIIPVRGRTQIDVELTDDTELLDELVVVGYGEQRRREITGSVTNVTSENFNQGVTRDAADLLQGKVAGLQITTPSGDVTDGTRIRLRGVSTLQNDQGPFIVIDGVPGGDLQTVAPQDIESISVLKDASSAAIYGSRSAGGVILITTKRGSGVKPRVSYDGYVAVSQIANKPDLLTAEEWRDYARTSGSDASVYDRYNASTDWFDEITRDAFSQNHSLSLSGGGSNNNYRASFNYLKRDGVMKDNNMDRYNFRFQIMQRAIGDRLRIGLTGSATVRDFRVPNRRNFVLAYNMLPVYPVKTSDGEWFDTREYDQGNPVRNQQYNENNRKNVQFYGSGDILFNLAEGLDIKTMLYKERRAEEGSRYNNSETEAGRDDGGYAQRENRIWDKHLMEWLLDYSTSFGANEQHGFNAMAGYSWEENEYSYMMAANRSFTTDLLGANNLASGQGLRPTDVGSARNMSRLISFFGRVHYSYQSKYMVTATVRRDGSSKFGSNHKWGIFPSVSAAWGITEEAFMNDVEWVDEMKLRVGYGVTGNQSGLDPYKTLQLYGTSGTYYDNGAWLTAYRINQNANPDLKWEETAMFNVGLDFFLFNNRLSGTIEWYDKRTKDMLYTYRVPTPPFLHSEMMANVGDMKNTGIELALSLDAIKTSDFRWNTSVTAAHNKNEITSLSDDVYTTSRILVGDAWVRGGSGRTTHVVEEGYPVGQFYGPEFIRIDEDGKYVFRDSDGNETNAVTAEDYTYIGSAQPDLTFGWSNLFRYKRWDMSFFLRGTFGNKVLNMGRMTYGHPGYLIGANALNDPLIHQLKVVPEYSSLYVEDASHIRLDNASIGYTFKTENLNWLENARVYATGQNLFLITKYKGLDPEVDENRNNGLAPGVEDREYYPKARTYSVGITLTF, from the coding sequence ATGAAAAGTGAAAATTATCTTTTATTAAAAGGGACTTTGTTCATATTCTTATGGATATTTTCTCTGAGCATGTTTGCGCAGAATATTACTGTAAGAGGTACTGTCTATGATACAGACGGTGAGGCATTAATTGGTGTAACAGTTCAGGTTCAGGGAACTACAACTGGTACAGTAACTGATGTTAATGGCGGGTACGTGCTACAGAATGTTGCTCCTAATGCTATTCTAGAAGTATCATATGTTGGTATGAGGACTGAAATAATTCCTGTTAGAGGAAGAACTCAGATTGATGTGGAGCTAACGGATGACACAGAGCTGCTTGATGAGCTTGTAGTTGTTGGATATGGTGAACAACGACGCAGGGAAATTACCGGATCAGTAACGAATGTAACATCTGAGAATTTTAACCAGGGGGTTACAAGAGATGCAGCAGACCTGCTACAGGGAAAGGTAGCCGGATTGCAGATAACTACTCCTTCGGGTGATGTTACTGATGGTACACGTATAAGGTTAAGAGGTGTGTCAACACTTCAGAATGACCAAGGACCATTTATTGTGATTGATGGTGTGCCTGGTGGTGATCTTCAGACTGTGGCTCCTCAGGATATTGAATCAATTTCAGTTCTTAAAGATGCTTCATCTGCAGCTATTTATGGGTCAAGATCTGCCGGTGGTGTAATTCTGATTACTACAAAAAGAGGTTCCGGTGTTAAACCGAGGGTTTCCTACGATGGATATGTAGCTGTTTCTCAAATTGCTAACAAGCCTGATCTGCTTACTGCAGAAGAGTGGCGCGATTATGCCCGCACAAGTGGCAGTGATGCTTCGGTATATGACAGGTATAATGCAAGTACCGACTGGTTTGATGAGATAACAAGAGATGCTTTTTCTCAGAATCATAGTTTATCTTTGTCTGGTGGAGGCTCCAATAATAACTATCGTGCCTCTTTTAACTATCTGAAAAGAGATGGAGTGATGAAGGATAACAATATGGACAGGTATAATTTCCGTTTTCAGATTATGCAACGTGCAATAGGTGATAGACTTCGCATAGGTCTTACCGGTTCTGCAACTGTAAGGGATTTCAGGGTGCCAAACCGAAGGAATTTTGTTCTTGCATATAATATGTTACCTGTTTATCCTGTTAAAACATCAGATGGAGAATGGTTTGATACACGTGAATATGACCAGGGTAACCCTGTTCGCAACCAGCAGTATAATGAAAATAACAGGAAAAATGTTCAGTTTTATGGTTCAGGAGATATTTTATTCAACCTGGCAGAAGGATTGGATATTAAAACAATGCTTTATAAAGAACGAAGAGCTGAAGAAGGTAGTCGATATAACAACTCCGAGACTGAGGCGGGACGTGATGACGGTGGTTATGCACAGCGTGAGAACAGAATCTGGGATAAGCATTTGATGGAGTGGCTGCTTGATTATAGTACCAGTTTCGGTGCAAACGAACAGCATGGATTTAATGCTATGGCAGGATATTCTTGGGAAGAGAACGAATATTCTTATATGATGGCGGCAAACCGTAGTTTTACGACTGACCTGCTTGGGGCAAACAATTTGGCATCGGGACAAGGATTGCGTCCTACTGATGTTGGCTCTGCAAGAAATATGAGTCGTCTGATCTCATTCTTTGGTCGTGTACACTATAGCTATCAGTCGAAGTATATGGTTACTGCAACTGTTCGTCGTGATGGTTCTTCAAAATTTGGCTCTAATCATAAATGGGGTATATTCCCTTCAGTTTCAGCTGCATGGGGAATTACTGAAGAGGCATTTATGAATGATGTTGAATGGGTGGATGAGATGAAGCTTAGAGTGGGTTATGGTGTGACAGGTAATCAATCCGGTCTTGATCCTTATAAGACACTCCAGTTATACGGTACAAGTGGTACCTATTACGACAATGGCGCATGGCTCACTGCTTATAGAATTAATCAGAATGCTAACCCTGACCTTAAATGGGAGGAGACTGCAATGTTTAATGTTGGTTTGGATTTCTTCTTATTCAACAACCGTTTGAGTGGTACGATTGAATGGTATGATAAACGTACAAAAGACATGCTCTATACATACCGTGTTCCTACACCACCGTTCTTACACTCTGAAATGATGGCTAACGTTGGTGATATGAAAAATACTGGTATTGAGTTAGCTTTAAGTCTGGATGCAATAAAAACATCTGACTTCAGATGGAATACATCTGTTACCGCAGCTCATAATAAAAATGAGATTACAAGCTTGTCTGATGATGTTTACACAACAAGTAGAATTCTCGTAGGAGATGCTTGGGTAAGAGGTGGATCCGGACGTACAACTCACGTTGTAGAAGAGGGGTATCCAGTAGGACAATTCTACGGTCCTGAATTTATCAGAATTGATGAGGATGGTAAATATGTTTTCCGTGATAGTGATGGTAACGAGACTAATGCGGTTACTGCAGAGGATTATACCTATATTGGCTCTGCACAGCCTGACCTGACATTTGGATGGAGTAATCTATTCAGATATAAGAGATGGGATATGTCATTTTTCCTGAGAGGAACTTTTGGAAACAAGGTTCTTAATATGGGTAGGATGACTTATGGTCACCCCGGTTACCTTATCGGTGCTAATGCTCTTAATGATCCATTAATTCATCAGTTGAAGGTGGTACCTGAATATTCTTCACTTTATGTTGAAGATGCTTCACATATCCGACTTGATAATGCATCAATAGGATACACTTTTAAAACTGAGAATCTAAATTGGCTTGAAAATGCCAGAGTATATGCAACTGGCCAAAACCTGTTCCTGATCACTAAGTACAAGGGTCTTGACCCTGAGGTTGATGAAAACAGGAATAACGGTTTGGCCCCTGGTGTTGAAGATCGTGAGTATTACCCAAAAGCAAGAACTTACTCAGTAGGTATCACTCTAACATTCTAA
- a CDS encoding IS4 family transposase — protein sequence MNKGKFVYAQIVEFLPQRVFDTIVLKYDGNRYVKHFTCWNQLLVMVFRQLTNRDSLRDLIVAIEAHSRKSYHLGFGKSVTRSNLSKANENRDYRIFEEFAYYLIGVARQKLENNDFEIKGKVYAFDSTTVDLCLSVFWWAKFRKNKGGVKIHTLLDITTQIPVFVHITTASVNDMNAMDVIPYEVDAYYIFDRGYVDYTRLYRITKLESSFVVRAKKNLKFEVKSHNPVDETTGVMTDQTGFLKGFYTSKDYPESLRRVAFYDRDKNTTLIFLTNNFELTADQVAMLYKNRWQIELFFKWIKQHLKIKSFWGTSRNAVRIQIYSAIIAYCLVAIVGHDLQIKRTTYEILQILGISLLDRTPVNELFTNIDINDVKDRNDNQLTLNLF from the coding sequence ATGAACAAAGGCAAATTCGTGTATGCTCAGATTGTAGAATTCTTACCTCAGCGAGTTTTTGACACCATTGTCTTAAAGTATGATGGTAACAGATATGTAAAACATTTTACATGTTGGAATCAACTTCTTGTAATGGTGTTCAGGCAACTTACCAACCGTGACAGTTTACGTGATTTGATTGTGGCAATTGAAGCCCACAGCAGAAAAAGTTACCATCTCGGTTTTGGAAAAAGTGTTACCCGTAGTAATCTTTCAAAAGCAAATGAAAATCGCGATTATAGGATCTTTGAAGAGTTTGCTTATTATCTCATCGGAGTTGCCAGACAAAAGCTGGAAAACAATGATTTTGAGATAAAAGGTAAAGTCTATGCTTTCGATTCCACAACCGTCGATTTATGCTTGTCAGTATTCTGGTGGGCTAAGTTTCGCAAGAATAAGGGTGGAGTAAAAATCCACACTCTTCTGGATATAACCACACAAATACCGGTTTTTGTGCATATTACAACTGCTTCGGTTAATGACATGAATGCAATGGATGTAATTCCATATGAGGTGGATGCCTATTATATCTTCGACAGAGGATATGTTGATTACACCCGTCTTTATAGGATTACAAAACTGGAATCTTCATTTGTAGTCAGAGCCAAAAAGAACCTGAAGTTTGAAGTTAAGTCTCATAATCCGGTAGATGAAACTACAGGTGTCATGACCGATCAGACAGGTTTCTTGAAAGGATTCTACACATCTAAAGATTATCCTGAAAGCCTCAGGAGAGTTGCATTTTATGACAGGGATAAGAACACGACGCTCATATTCCTTACAAATAATTTTGAACTCACAGCCGATCAGGTTGCAATGCTTTATAAGAACCGTTGGCAAATAGAACTGTTCTTCAAATGGATCAAACAGCATCTAAAGATCAAATCTTTTTGGGGAACTTCCCGGAATGCGGTTAGAATCCAAATATACAGCGCAATTATCGCATATTGTTTGGTTGCGATTGTAGGACACGATTTACAAATCAAGCGAACAACTTACGAGATTTTGCAAATTTTAGGAATCTCTCTTTTAGATAGAACTCCTGTAAATGAACTATTTACCAATATAGATATCAATGATGTCAAAGATCGAAATGATAATCAACTGACGCTCAATTTATTTTAA
- a CDS encoding TlpA disulfide reductase family protein, with translation MKTVIRRFAVLTLIIGCVFVSCKKGDIFSVEGNIQSAEGDTLYLEHIGLAGIVLLDSAILNDKGSFKFKEPAPKNPEFYQLRIRDKVVAFAVDSVESLRVTADASNLYGSFTVENSYSNDQLRKVDDMRMKTEQEINSLEKLHTAKEIDDITFLNSLDSVLTLYKKEISNLILGNTSSAAAYYAVFQKINDYLIFDPYDKKDYPMFGAVATSWNRYYPETERTTHLYNFTINALQTRRQLEKQEELFQNITVETESGLPDISLPGVNGERIPLSSLKGKVVLLDFVVYSADFSPKHNIDLNSLYQRYNSRGFEIYQVSFDSNEHFWKTSADNLPWVTVRDPRSVSTPLLSLYNVREIPTSFIIDREGDLIGRVEDYSQLSEQLDKVL, from the coding sequence GTGAAAACTGTAATAAGAAGGTTTGCGGTATTAACCCTGATTATAGGGTGTGTTTTTGTTTCTTGCAAAAAAGGAGATATTTTTTCTGTTGAAGGTAATATTCAATCAGCAGAAGGTGATACTTTGTATCTAGAGCATATAGGACTAGCAGGAATAGTATTGTTGGATTCGGCCATTTTAAATGATAAAGGATCATTTAAATTTAAAGAACCGGCTCCAAAAAATCCTGAATTTTATCAGCTGAGGATAAGGGATAAGGTGGTTGCATTTGCTGTTGATTCTGTTGAGTCACTCAGAGTAACTGCTGATGCAAGTAATTTGTATGGCTCATTTACAGTTGAGAATTCATACTCGAATGATCAGCTCAGGAAAGTGGATGATATGAGAATGAAAACAGAGCAAGAGATAAACTCACTAGAGAAGCTTCATACTGCAAAGGAGATTGATGATATAACATTCCTGAATAGTCTGGATAGTGTTCTAACATTATACAAGAAGGAGATATCCAATCTGATACTTGGAAATACATCTAGTGCTGCTGCTTATTACGCTGTATTTCAGAAGATAAATGATTATTTGATATTCGATCCTTATGATAAAAAGGATTATCCGATGTTTGGAGCAGTGGCAACCTCATGGAACAGGTATTATCCCGAAACGGAGAGAACAACTCATCTTTATAACTTTACTATTAATGCTTTGCAAACTCGACGTCAACTTGAAAAGCAAGAAGAGCTGTTTCAAAATATTACAGTTGAGACAGAGTCCGGTTTGCCAGATATTTCTCTGCCTGGTGTTAATGGAGAGAGAATTCCACTTTCATCACTTAAGGGAAAAGTAGTTTTACTTGATTTTGTTGTATATAGTGCAGACTTCTCTCCCAAACATAATATAGATCTGAATAGTTTATACCAAAGATATAATTCCAGAGGTTTTGAGATTTATCAGGTATCGTTTGATTCGAATGAACATTTTTGGAAAACATCGGCAGATAATTTGCCCTGGGTTACAGTCAGAGATCCAAGATCAGTGAGTACTCCTCTATTGTCGTTATACAATGTTAGAGAAATTCCGACATCATTTATTATAGATCGTGAAGGAGACCTAATTGGCAGGGTTGAAGATTATTCGCAACTGTCTGAGCAGCTGGATAAAGTGTTATAA
- the coaA gene encoding type I pantothenate kinase, with protein sequence MNKFYDVTYSPFRAFKRNEWRKLEEHPMFPISDIDLTKLQALNEPLTLNEIEDIYIPMISLLQIHITHYRNLHNELDQFFENKSKQIPYIIGVAGSVAAGKSTTARVLQKLLSLTPGNPKVELITTDGFLYPNEELERRGILNKKGFPESYDAKKLLAFLSGVKSGRDDLEVPVYSHLYYDIIKDKVYSFSRPDILIVEGINVLQVSTSKKVRRRVFVSDFFDFSIYVDASEKNLRQWYLERFKKLQQTAFSNPESYFHQYASYPEDKLMEFANQVWDEINLPNLEQNILPTRFRANLILEKSECHFVRGVRIRKI encoded by the coding sequence ATGAACAAATTCTACGATGTTACTTACTCTCCCTTTCGTGCATTTAAACGAAACGAATGGCGAAAGCTGGAAGAACACCCTATGTTCCCTATTTCTGATATAGATCTGACCAAACTACAGGCATTAAACGAACCACTTACTCTAAATGAAATAGAAGACATCTATATACCAATGATAAGCCTATTACAGATTCATATTACACATTACAGGAATCTGCATAATGAACTGGATCAGTTCTTCGAAAATAAAAGTAAACAAATTCCATATATCATTGGTGTAGCAGGTAGTGTTGCTGCAGGTAAAAGTACAACTGCCAGAGTCTTGCAAAAACTACTCTCACTTACTCCCGGAAATCCTAAAGTTGAATTAATTACAACAGATGGTTTCCTATATCCAAATGAAGAGCTCGAACGCCGAGGGATATTAAACAAAAAGGGATTTCCTGAAAGCTATGATGCAAAAAAACTATTAGCGTTTCTCTCAGGTGTAAAATCTGGTCGTGACGATTTAGAAGTCCCTGTATATTCTCACCTTTATTATGATATAATTAAAGACAAGGTATACTCATTCAGCAGACCAGATATATTAATAGTTGAGGGTATAAATGTGCTTCAGGTTTCAACATCAAAAAAAGTTCGCCGTCGTGTTTTCGTTTCAGATTTCTTTGACTTCTCAATCTATGTAGATGCAAGTGAAAAAAACCTACGGCAATGGTACCTTGAGAGATTTAAAAAATTACAGCAGACAGCTTTCAGCAATCCGGAATCCTACTTTCATCAGTATGCATCATATCCTGAGGATAAACTGATGGAATTTGCAAATCAGGTCTGGGATGAAATAAACCTGCCTAATCTTGAGCAAAATATTCTACCAACCCGTTTTAGAGCAAATCTTATACTTGAAAAAAGCGAATGCCATTTTGTCAGAGGTGTTAGAATTCGCAAGATATAA
- a CDS encoding HIT family protein → MATIFSRIIAGEIPSYKIAENDKFFAFLDVSPRVKGHTLVVPKKEIDYIFDIEDELLAEMMVFAKRIAKAIETAIPCKRIGVMVLGLEVPHAHIHLLPIQSEKDMNLSNPKLKLEAEEFTEITRKIKEAFI, encoded by the coding sequence ATGGCAACAATATTCAGCAGAATCATAGCAGGAGAAATTCCTTCATATAAGATAGCAGAGAATGATAAGTTTTTTGCTTTTCTTGATGTTAGTCCAAGAGTTAAAGGACATACTCTTGTTGTACCTAAAAAGGAGATTGATTATATTTTTGATATAGAAGATGAATTACTTGCTGAAATGATGGTTTTTGCAAAAAGAATTGCAAAAGCAATTGAGACTGCAATACCGTGTAAGCGCATTGGTGTGATGGTACTTGGTTTGGAAGTGCCTCATGCACATATACATCTTTTACCAATACAGAGCGAAAAGGATATGAATTTATCAAATCCAAAATTGAAGTTGGAAGCTGAAGAGTTTACTGAAATAACTAGGAAAATAAAAGAGGCATTCATCTGA
- a CDS encoding HU family DNA-binding protein, which translates to MKYRLIQKANPLEPDSKRKWYASPVKSGTINNYQLSKGIASKSSMTRGAVLNVIENMVDEIPRYLTEGYSVNLNNLGTLRLSLSSKGVSKPEDFKSENITNMRVVFTPSPEFKKTLQNIEFELSE; encoded by the coding sequence ATGAAGTATAGACTAATACAAAAAGCCAATCCTCTTGAACCTGATAGCAAACGGAAATGGTATGCCAGTCCTGTAAAATCAGGTACAATAAACAATTATCAGTTGAGTAAAGGGATTGCTTCAAAATCCTCAATGACCAGAGGAGCCGTATTAAATGTGATAGAGAATATGGTAGATGAGATTCCCCGATACCTGACTGAAGGATACAGCGTAAATCTAAACAACCTGGGCACACTGAGACTATCACTATCTAGTAAAGGTGTAAGTAAACCAGAAGATTTTAAAAGTGAAAATATCACAAATATGCGAGTAGTATTTACACCTTCACCTGAATTTAAAAAAACTTTACAAAACATAGAATTCGAACTATCAGAATAA
- a CDS encoding RagB/SusD family nutrient uptake outer membrane protein, with protein MKKIFNITLLSLVLGLLAGIYSCTNLDETVYDTIPADQFGKKPAEINAIIAPIYKTLKNVFPGDIFLLSEQAGDMAITPTRVGGDWWDGGVHMVMKLHTWHARIGLINNAWNACTSGITTCNQIYATIEQSEMDEELKTRTLAEIRGIRAFWYYILIDYFGNAPLVADYESTELPGMASRQQLYDFVVSELNAIKDVLRDDVSDESYGKFTQGAAYTLLAKMYLNAEVWTGTPNWQGVIDAADKVMSMDYIIEPNWKVNFEVNNQISREIILPAIFGKDDGGNHLHKRTLHYLDPIALGMTVGTWNGVSAQPDYVKQFDDADQRKEGSFLIGPMIDPGTGEVLITGHARPLIHTVDFNIIPGSIREGMWGEVHQEEGARCNKWVFEKGLANSDMENDFAIFRLADVYLMKAEALVELGQNNSEATRLVNVIRERGFGDDSHNYTSVTIDEVRLERRLELAWENTNRQDMIRAGKFLEPGYLRPTASSPHLLLFPIPESAWETNNNLVQNPGYPAF; from the coding sequence ATGAAAAAAATATTTAATATAACATTGTTGTCGTTAGTGTTGGGTTTATTGGCAGGTATATATTCCTGTACCAACCTTGATGAAACAGTATATGATACTATTCCTGCTGACCAGTTTGGAAAGAAACCGGCAGAAATAAATGCGATCATTGCTCCTATTTATAAAACACTGAAAAATGTATTCCCAGGTGATATTTTCCTTTTATCAGAACAGGCAGGAGATATGGCTATTACTCCTACAAGAGTAGGTGGTGACTGGTGGGATGGTGGTGTTCATATGGTTATGAAGCTGCATACATGGCATGCCAGAATTGGTCTGATCAACAATGCATGGAATGCCTGTACTTCTGGTATTACCACATGTAACCAAATTTATGCTACAATTGAACAGTCTGAAATGGATGAAGAGCTGAAGACGCGGACTCTAGCCGAGATACGTGGTATCAGGGCTTTTTGGTACTATATACTAATAGATTATTTTGGAAATGCTCCGTTAGTTGCAGATTATGAAAGTACTGAACTTCCAGGTATGGCGAGCCGTCAGCAACTTTATGATTTTGTAGTATCTGAACTAAATGCGATTAAAGATGTGCTTCGCGATGATGTTTCAGATGAGAGTTATGGTAAGTTTACACAAGGTGCTGCATATACACTGCTTGCAAAGATGTATCTTAATGCTGAAGTGTGGACAGGTACTCCTAACTGGCAGGGAGTAATTGATGCCGCTGACAAAGTTATGTCAATGGACTATATCATAGAACCTAACTGGAAAGTTAACTTCGAAGTAAATAATCAGATTTCAAGAGAGATTATACTTCCTGCAATTTTCGGTAAGGATGATGGTGGTAATCATTTACATAAACGTACACTTCATTACCTTGATCCTATCGCTCTGGGTATGACAGTTGGGACCTGGAATGGTGTTAGTGCACAGCCGGACTATGTTAAGCAGTTTGACGATGCAGACCAAAGAAAAGAGGGTTCATTCCTTATTGGACCTATGATTGATCCAGGTACCGGTGAGGTATTAATAACTGGTCACGCACGTCCATTGATTCATACTGTGGATTTCAATATCATTCCCGGATCGATAAGAGAAGGTATGTGGGGTGAAGTTCACCAGGAAGAGGGTGCACGTTGTAATAAATGGGTATTTGAAAAAGGTTTGGCAAACTCAGATATGGAGAATGATTTTGCAATTTTCCGTCTTGCTGACGTGTATCTAATGAAAGCCGAAGCATTGGTTGAATTGGGACAGAATAATAGTGAAGCTACAAGATTGGTGAATGTAATCAGAGAGAGAGGATTTGGTGATGACTCTCATAATTATACATCAGTTACTATTGATGAAGTTCGCTTGGAAAGACGTCTGGAATTAGCTTGGGAAAATACTAACCGTCAAGATATGATCCGCGCAGGAAAATTCCTGGAGCCGGGATATCTTCGTCCAACAGCATCTTCTCCTCACTTGTTGCTTTTCCCAATTCCTGAAAGTGCATGGGAAACTAATAATAATCTTGTACAGAATCCGGGATATCCTGCTTTCTGA